Proteins encoded by one window of Halomonas sp. SH5A2:
- a CDS encoding Crp/Fnr family transcriptional regulator, producing the protein MTPQADPRQNALLAALPLDEYQRLAPLLEPVELTLGQSLAESGQLMRYVFFPTDSIVSLLCVMDDGDSTEIAVVGDEGVVGVSLFMGGETTPSRAIVQSGGSAYRLKGSLMKSEFYRAGPLQDLLLRYTQALITQMAQTAVCNRHHSLDQQLCRWLLLSLDRLPTNELLMTQELIANMLGVRREGVTAAASKLQKAGLISYHRGRIFILDRHGLEERVCECYEVVKDEYDRLLTYRRPPRDKGIDASPRLRASSN; encoded by the coding sequence ATGACCCCACAAGCCGATCCTCGTCAGAATGCCTTGCTGGCAGCCTTGCCATTGGATGAATACCAGCGCCTGGCGCCCCTACTCGAACCTGTCGAGTTGACGCTAGGACAATCGCTTGCCGAGTCAGGTCAGTTGATGCGTTATGTCTTTTTCCCGACGGATTCCATCGTATCGTTGCTGTGCGTGATGGACGATGGGGACTCGACGGAAATTGCCGTCGTCGGCGACGAGGGTGTCGTCGGCGTCTCGCTGTTTATGGGCGGCGAAACCACACCGAGCCGCGCCATTGTGCAGAGTGGCGGCAGCGCCTATCGCCTCAAGGGCTCGTTGATGAAGTCCGAGTTCTATCGTGCAGGTCCCTTGCAAGACTTGCTGCTGCGTTACACCCAGGCCCTGATCACGCAGATGGCACAGACGGCAGTATGCAACCGGCATCACAGCCTGGATCAGCAGCTCTGCCGTTGGCTGTTACTGAGCCTGGATCGCTTGCCGACTAACGAGCTGCTGATGACCCAGGAATTGATCGCTAACATGCTTGGCGTGCGACGAGAAGGCGTCACCGCGGCGGCCAGCAAGCTGCAGAAGGCCGGCTTGATTTCCTATCATCGTGGGCGAATCTTTATTCTCGACAGGCATGGCCTGGAAGAACGCGTTTGTGAGTGTTACGAGGTCGTCAAGGATGAATACGACCGCCTGCTGACTTATCGTCGCCCTCCACGAGACAAAGGAATTGATGCGTCACCTCGCCTCAGGGCATCATCAAATTAG
- a CDS encoding PRC-barrel domain-containing protein, with product MKKLTSLILSAAIAPAFVLSTAAIAEKHDDKQEDTKQPSDVLKNADKEPNGGQNTEMQRSGEAQMSEKPAGAFYADDVIGSTIKHRSSDEDVGEINDLIIGEDGQIVGVIITTSGFLGLGGQDAGLGWDHIEHSMEDDESVFYTDIDEDALRNSPKYERD from the coding sequence ATGAAGAAGCTAACCAGTTTGATCCTTTCCGCCGCTATTGCGCCAGCATTTGTACTTAGCACAGCTGCAATCGCTGAGAAACACGATGACAAGCAGGAAGATACTAAGCAGCCTTCCGACGTGCTAAAGAATGCCGATAAGGAGCCTAACGGCGGGCAGAATACCGAGATGCAGCGTTCTGGCGAGGCGCAAATGAGCGAAAAACCCGCAGGTGCGTTCTACGCCGACGACGTCATCGGCAGTACCATCAAACACCGCAGTTCCGATGAGGACGTTGGCGAAATCAATGATCTGATCATCGGTGAAGATGGCCAAATCGTGGGTGTCATCATAACAACCAGTGGTTTCCTGGGACTCGGCGGACAGGACGCTGGACTTGGATGGGACCACATCGAGCACAGCATGGAAGATGACGAATCCGTGTTCTACACGGATATAGACGAGGACGCGCTGCGTAACTCACCCAAGTACGAGCGCGATTGA
- a CDS encoding CsbD family protein produces MDKNQVEGRANEAKGKAKEMTGKVTDDKGTEYKGKAEKHVGKSEAKLGDISSPGEKDSKSDDKKK; encoded by the coding sequence ATGGACAAGAATCAGGTCGAAGGTCGTGCGAACGAGGCGAAGGGAAAAGCCAAAGAGATGACTGGCAAGGTGACCGATGACAAGGGTACGGAGTACAAGGGTAAAGCCGAAAAGCATGTCGGCAAGTCTGAAGCCAAGCTGGGAGATATCAGTAGCCCGGGGGAAAAGGACTCAAAATCAGATGATAAGAAGAAATGA
- a CDS encoding AI-2E family transporter, whose protein sequence is MPENRQDPLTGRASVSSQYPPVEPTDKRLFNAVELRLFRYTAVLLSSVVLTALIGTIVWTFGWLLSTFYNLLMSLAIAGILALVLHPLVKLSERWLCFPRLLAIIAVLALFFMGIGGLIVLLVPILVTQLVQLMTVLPDILASWQAHFSTHFPGISSMISTSMENNGEGESQSMLPGLEGSSKTILSYLGMLATLSFVPLFLFFTLLSGNLLHKQASELLSVFHESTQRKTLYFMDVFVGYITAFFQGQLLIAVCMGILYATSFTLIGLDFGVLAGLVLGLLNIVPFLGSLVGLLVVLPMAYLQPDGGVELLVLAGLVFAGVQLIESWLLTPKIMANRSGLHPALVVISLFFWGTALGGITGLILAVPLTAFFVAISGEIKTSVQRTLSNREERP, encoded by the coding sequence ATGCCCGAGAACAGGCAGGACCCCCTGACTGGCCGAGCGAGTGTTTCCAGCCAGTACCCGCCGGTGGAACCGACTGATAAGCGTTTGTTCAACGCGGTTGAGCTTCGGTTGTTTCGTTACACGGCGGTACTTTTATCATCGGTCGTGTTGACTGCGTTGATTGGCACCATTGTGTGGACATTTGGCTGGCTACTGAGCACGTTCTACAACCTGCTTATGTCGCTAGCCATCGCCGGTATTCTCGCTCTAGTGCTCCATCCATTGGTGAAGCTTAGCGAGCGTTGGCTTTGCTTTCCGAGATTACTGGCCATCATTGCTGTACTTGCGTTGTTCTTCATGGGGATCGGCGGCCTGATTGTCCTGCTGGTTCCTATCCTGGTCACACAGCTTGTTCAGTTGATGACCGTTTTGCCTGACATTCTTGCAAGCTGGCAGGCACATTTCTCAACTCATTTCCCAGGCATAAGCTCCATGATCTCTACTAGCATGGAGAACAACGGTGAGGGCGAATCTCAATCTATGCTGCCAGGCCTGGAAGGTTCGAGTAAGACCATTTTGTCTTATCTAGGGATGCTGGCGACTCTAAGCTTTGTCCCTCTGTTCCTGTTCTTTACGCTGCTCTCTGGAAACTTGCTGCACAAGCAGGCCTCGGAACTTTTATCCGTCTTTCACGAGTCTACCCAGCGAAAAACACTCTATTTTATGGATGTTTTCGTGGGTTACATCACAGCCTTCTTTCAAGGTCAACTGCTCATCGCCGTTTGCATGGGTATCTTATATGCCACGAGCTTCACGCTGATCGGTCTGGATTTCGGAGTGCTTGCTGGCCTGGTACTGGGGTTGCTGAATATCGTCCCTTTCCTTGGAAGTCTAGTGGGCCTGCTGGTGGTCTTGCCCATGGCCTATCTGCAGCCGGATGGCGGCGTTGAATTACTGGTCCTAGCCGGGCTGGTGTTTGCGGGGGTGCAATTGATTGAAAGCTGGCTGCTGACACCGAAAATCATGGCCAACCGCTCGGGCCTTCACCCGGCACTCGTGGTTATTTCCCTGTTTTTCTGGGGCACAGCCTTGGGTGGCATCACCGGTTTGATCCTGGCGGTTCCACTGACGGCGTTCTTCGTTGCCATCTCGGGCGAGATCAAGACGAGCGTGCAACGCACGCTGAGCAATCGAGAAGAAAGACCATGA
- a CDS encoding chemotaxis protein CheB: MTDLPTANVPMPPLALRITGIGASAGGLAPLEEFLSRVSPHSHMAYVVVQHLDPTHKALLPELLQRATLMPVREAIQGMPIKAGYVYVIPPNTELSIVGGSLNLAEPMEPRGLRLPINVLFSSLASAQGDQAIGVVLSGMGSDGTLGLQAIKAVGGLTAVQQPDTAQFDAMPNSAIAANCVDIIAPPSELPARLLACLDQIPEPEVANDPVVETERASTPLQRIARLLRERTRHDFSHYKTSTLQRRIERRMAIHNITTLLLYVEYLQRNPNEIDLLFKEVLIGVTSFFRDAQVWQYLAESTLPKLLARPDRESHLRAWVIGCSTGEEAYSLAMIFTEAMDKLPQPHNVTLQIFASDLSPDAITTARRGCYPADISQSVSAERLARFFSAHDDGYRINSDIRDRVLFAQQDVVLDPPFTRLDLISCRNLLIYFDQSLQRKLIPLFHYSLRPGGILVLGSSETVGRFTKLFAPVESRLRLYLQQNNTQSSGLRLPVKSFPPLSWMTKELPVPSSNVSSPTHDNLQAAADQVLLQVYAPAAVVINDEGDIVYISGRTGKYLEPAAGKANWNFHAMVRDSLRTPIASALRQADNQSEPLQLQGLEVQPPGGGIRSVDITVQALREPTSLRGMKMIVFRDIAPTHDSAANKQTSKTAAQQSHAAELRQYQDEIQTLREENRASQEELQSANEELQSTNEELQSTNEELTTSKEEMQSMNEELQTINAEMQTKLDDLALAQSDMNNLLNSIDIAILFLDQNLNLRRFTDRASKIINIREGDVGRPLSDLTTKLQYPELNDDALNTLGTLAFSEKQILATDGRWFTVRIMPYRRLDNVIDGVVITLLDITETKQLEQALREDLKE, encoded by the coding sequence ATGACCGACTTGCCCACCGCCAATGTACCGATGCCCCCGCTGGCGTTGCGTATTACAGGTATTGGCGCCTCCGCCGGTGGCTTAGCGCCGCTTGAAGAGTTCCTATCTCGAGTCTCGCCGCACAGCCATATGGCCTATGTGGTCGTGCAGCATCTCGATCCCACTCACAAAGCGCTGCTTCCGGAATTACTCCAGCGGGCTACCCTAATGCCGGTACGGGAAGCCATCCAGGGCATGCCCATCAAAGCTGGCTACGTGTATGTCATTCCGCCGAATACGGAGCTCAGCATTGTCGGCGGCTCACTGAACCTCGCGGAGCCGATGGAACCCAGGGGGTTGCGTCTACCCATCAATGTGCTGTTTTCGTCCCTGGCAAGCGCCCAGGGAGACCAGGCGATCGGCGTGGTGTTGTCCGGCATGGGCTCGGATGGCACTTTGGGCCTGCAAGCAATCAAGGCGGTAGGCGGCTTAACGGCCGTGCAACAGCCAGACACGGCACAATTCGATGCTATGCCCAACAGCGCCATCGCTGCCAACTGTGTCGATATCATCGCCCCACCTAGCGAATTGCCTGCGCGCCTTCTCGCCTGCTTGGACCAGATACCGGAACCAGAGGTGGCTAACGATCCTGTGGTGGAAACCGAGCGGGCATCAACTCCCTTGCAGCGAATTGCGCGTCTCTTAAGGGAACGGACCCGCCACGACTTTTCACACTACAAGACCAGCACTCTGCAGCGTCGTATAGAGCGGCGCATGGCGATACACAACATCACCACCTTGCTGTTATACGTCGAGTATCTCCAACGCAATCCCAATGAAATCGACCTGCTGTTCAAGGAAGTGCTCATTGGGGTAACCAGCTTTTTCCGGGATGCCCAAGTCTGGCAATACCTAGCAGAGTCCACCCTGCCCAAGCTTCTGGCGCGACCAGACAGGGAATCCCATCTACGTGCCTGGGTGATCGGCTGCTCAACCGGCGAAGAAGCCTACTCCCTCGCGATGATTTTCACAGAGGCGATGGACAAACTGCCGCAACCTCATAACGTCACGCTGCAGATCTTCGCCTCCGACCTGAGCCCGGACGCCATTACCACCGCACGCCGCGGCTGCTATCCGGCAGATATCAGCCAAAGTGTCTCGGCAGAGCGTCTAGCTCGCTTTTTCAGCGCCCATGACGACGGCTACCGAATCAACAGCGACATCCGTGACCGAGTGCTTTTTGCCCAGCAGGATGTAGTGCTTGACCCCCCTTTCACCCGACTCGACCTGATTTCGTGCCGCAACCTGTTGATCTACTTCGATCAGAGTTTGCAACGCAAGCTCATCCCCCTGTTTCACTACAGCCTGCGCCCCGGGGGCATACTGGTACTCGGAAGCTCAGAAACAGTAGGCCGATTCACTAAACTGTTTGCTCCCGTTGAATCTAGGCTGCGACTCTACTTGCAGCAGAATAATACCCAGAGCAGCGGCCTCCGATTGCCGGTAAAGTCCTTCCCCCCTCTTTCTTGGATGACCAAGGAGCTTCCTGTGCCCTCCAGCAATGTATCCTCTCCGACACATGACAACCTGCAAGCAGCCGCCGACCAGGTATTGTTACAGGTCTATGCCCCCGCCGCGGTGGTGATCAATGACGAGGGTGATATTGTCTACATCAGTGGGCGAACAGGGAAATACCTGGAGCCTGCCGCTGGCAAAGCCAACTGGAATTTCCACGCCATGGTGCGGGACAGCCTGAGAACCCCCATCGCCAGCGCCTTGCGCCAGGCTGACAACCAGAGTGAACCGTTGCAGTTGCAGGGTCTTGAGGTGCAACCGCCCGGCGGTGGTATTCGGAGCGTCGATATCACCGTACAGGCGCTGCGTGAGCCGACTTCCCTACGCGGGATGAAGATGATCGTGTTTCGTGACATCGCCCCCACGCATGACAGTGCTGCCAACAAGCAAACGTCTAAAACCGCCGCACAGCAGTCCCACGCCGCGGAGCTGCGACAGTACCAGGATGAAATTCAGACGCTGCGCGAGGAGAACCGCGCGTCTCAGGAGGAGTTGCAATCAGCCAACGAGGAGTTGCAATCGACCAATGAGGAGTTGCAATCAACCAACGAAGAGCTGACGACGTCGAAAGAAGAAATGCAGTCCATGAATGAAGAACTACAAACGATCAACGCGGAAATGCAGACCAAGCTCGACGATCTCGCCCTCGCCCAAAGCGACATGAATAATCTGCTTAACAGCATCGACATCGCCATTCTGTTTCTCGATCAGAATTTGAATCTCCGTCGCTTCACTGACCGGGCATCCAAGATCATCAACATTCGCGAAGGCGATGTTGGCCGCCCCCTCAGTGATCTCACTACCAAACTGCAATATCCGGAACTCAACGACGACGCCCTGAACACTCTGGGCACTCTGGCCTTTTCTGAGAAACAGATTCTCGCCACTGACGGTCGCTGGTTCACGGTGCGGATCATGCCCTATCGGCGGCTGGACAATGTGATTGATGGAGTGGTGATTACCCTTCTCGATATCACTGAAACGAAGCAACTGGAACAGGCTCTACGCGAGGACCTGAAAGAGTAA
- a CDS encoding PAS domain-containing protein — translation MPTSSVEATTHAKLRDKAIAQLQAGTTPPSGHWSLGVDTLRLLHQLSSNPDKANDALKLLHELQVHQVELDLQNEELATNEQALVEDINLYRALYDAAPLAYFVVDFEGVIIKANFIASELFGIGQDHLVGKRIDTFLKAQDRQSLLDLLQHVAQSGAKHSCVTERDGATQDSRHLTFQADLSPSSPDQLLLACYECACED, via the coding sequence ATGCCCACATCAAGCGTTGAAGCCACAACCCACGCAAAGCTGCGAGACAAGGCGATAGCGCAGTTGCAGGCGGGCACGACACCGCCTTCGGGCCACTGGTCGTTAGGTGTTGATACCTTGCGTCTGCTACACCAGCTTTCCAGTAATCCCGATAAAGCGAACGATGCCCTCAAACTTCTCCATGAACTTCAGGTGCATCAGGTAGAGCTTGACTTGCAAAACGAAGAGCTTGCCACCAATGAACAGGCACTCGTTGAGGACATCAACCTATACCGGGCACTATACGACGCCGCGCCTCTTGCCTATTTTGTTGTTGATTTTGAAGGCGTTATCATCAAAGCCAACTTTATCGCCTCCGAGCTATTCGGCATAGGCCAGGACCATCTGGTAGGGAAGCGAATCGACACCTTTCTGAAAGCGCAAGACCGACAATCACTGCTTGACCTGCTTCAGCACGTCGCCCAAAGCGGCGCCAAGCACTCCTGCGTAACCGAAAGGGATGGTGCTACACAGGATTCCCGACACCTGACGTTCCAGGCTGACCTTTCACCAAGCAGCCCCGACCAACTTCTGTTGGCCTGCTATGAGTGCGCCTGTGAGGATTAA
- a CDS encoding endonuclease/exonuclease/phosphatase family protein: MTALERHMFLKLLLWVIRLLTLLLIVVSILPEMPSGQWWVRLWEFPRLQLTLALAVPLLLLALHIWLKRPRKEHAVLLVLILAIGGWQLLHILPFTPVWSNEVPTADAQTLEDQSTFKVLTANVSYSNDSYSEVVALVQREDPDLLLLIEVNNEWDEGLAPLTEHYEYRVGEVRGEGLGIVLWSRFPLLEQEVKHLVSERRPSIFATLDIPGIGPIRYVGTHPVPPGLEDRITHNDETSERRDSRVRDAELMLIARHVQRDPDNRWIVTGDFNDVAWSDTTRLFADLSDLKDPRHGRRLLSTYHAERPFWRYPIDHLFVSDGFHLIDLDRVRLKGSDHFAITTTLTAARKDQANPEASEEEHQTAQELVEEGTEDASEHDVSD; encoded by the coding sequence ATGACGGCGCTTGAGAGGCATATGTTCTTAAAATTATTGCTCTGGGTTATTCGTTTACTGACACTACTTTTGATTGTGGTGAGCATACTCCCTGAGATGCCCAGCGGTCAGTGGTGGGTCAGGCTATGGGAGTTTCCTCGGCTACAGTTGACATTGGCTTTGGCTGTGCCGCTGCTGCTGCTGGCATTGCATATATGGCTGAAAAGGCCTCGAAAAGAACATGCCGTGTTGTTAGTGTTAATCCTCGCGATAGGAGGGTGGCAGCTGTTACATATCTTGCCGTTTACGCCGGTCTGGTCGAACGAAGTGCCAACTGCCGACGCTCAAACACTCGAGGATCAGTCAACTTTTAAAGTTCTGACCGCTAATGTTTCCTATTCAAATGACAGCTACTCCGAAGTAGTGGCGTTGGTCCAGCGCGAGGATCCTGACCTCTTGCTGTTAATCGAAGTTAATAACGAGTGGGATGAGGGCTTGGCGCCGTTGACTGAACACTACGAGTATCGAGTAGGTGAGGTTCGTGGGGAGGGATTGGGGATCGTGCTCTGGTCGCGGTTCCCATTGCTAGAGCAAGAAGTGAAGCACCTCGTTTCCGAACGCAGGCCATCAATCTTTGCGACTCTGGATATTCCCGGCATAGGACCCATACGCTACGTTGGTACTCACCCAGTCCCACCGGGGTTGGAAGATCGTATCACACACAATGACGAGACCTCTGAGCGCCGAGACAGCCGGGTTCGCGATGCAGAATTGATGCTCATTGCCCGACATGTCCAACGAGACCCAGACAATCGCTGGATCGTTACTGGTGACTTCAATGACGTCGCGTGGTCCGATACTACCCGGCTGTTCGCCGACCTGAGCGATCTTAAAGATCCACGGCACGGAAGGCGATTGCTGAGCACTTACCACGCTGAGCGACCATTTTGGCGCTATCCGATTGATCACCTGTTTGTATCTGACGGTTTTCATCTCATCGATCTGGACCGAGTAAGACTTAAGGGCTCAGACCACTTCGCGATTACTACGACGCTGACTGCCGCTAGAAAGGATCAAGCGAACCCTGAGGCTTCTGAGGAGGAACATCAGACGGCTCAGGAACTGGTCGAGGAAGGTACTGAAGATGCTAGCGAGCATGATGTTAGCGATTAA
- a CDS encoding amphi-Trp domain-containing protein, with product MSAKDERDVEKGYSKADFVAKLRRLADSIENGERFDIQIAGERIYVPVRAAFTIEHERSDDEEEIEFQIKWQHE from the coding sequence ATGAGCGCTAAAGACGAAAGAGATGTAGAAAAGGGCTACTCGAAGGCTGACTTTGTGGCCAAGCTACGGCGGCTGGCAGACTCCATCGAGAACGGGGAACGTTTCGATATTCAGATTGCGGGCGAGCGTATCTACGTCCCCGTCCGAGCAGCGTTCACCATCGAACACGAGCGGTCAGATGATGAAGAAGAAATAGAGTTTCAGATCAAATGGCAACATGAATAA
- a CDS encoding M48 family metallopeptidase gives MRLRFPLHLLIILQLALLAGCEETPTGRSQLALVPENLMTQMGEDSFDQLLNRQPVSRDAQANQLVQCVAEKVVAAAEASYPGLAFPERWEVVVFEDSSPNAFALPGGRIGVHTGLLRVAETPAQLAAVIGHEVGHVLADHGNERLTQQLGIKAGLLVVGLLGEGELGHQQLMQALGIGAQVGISLPFSRTHEEEADLMGLAIMARAGFDPQQSVVLWRNMAAAGGGQPPEFLSTHPTHESRINLLQTSMEQALATYQNASPADCSTS, from the coding sequence ATGCGTCTGCGATTCCCGTTACACCTGCTGATCATATTGCAGCTGGCACTTTTGGCTGGCTGCGAGGAGACGCCAACAGGGCGTTCCCAGCTGGCACTAGTGCCCGAAAACCTGATGACGCAGATGGGTGAGGATTCATTCGACCAGTTGCTGAATCGACAGCCGGTGTCACGCGATGCGCAGGCGAATCAACTGGTGCAATGTGTGGCTGAGAAAGTGGTGGCCGCCGCTGAGGCAAGCTACCCAGGGCTTGCTTTCCCTGAACGCTGGGAAGTGGTCGTCTTTGAGGATTCCTCTCCCAACGCTTTCGCTCTCCCCGGGGGGCGCATCGGTGTGCATACTGGTCTATTGCGGGTGGCCGAGACACCTGCGCAGCTAGCGGCGGTTATCGGGCACGAGGTAGGCCATGTCCTGGCTGACCATGGTAATGAGCGACTTACCCAACAACTCGGTATCAAGGCCGGGCTTTTGGTCGTGGGATTATTGGGGGAGGGCGAGCTGGGGCATCAGCAGTTGATGCAGGCTTTGGGTATCGGCGCCCAAGTCGGCATTAGTCTGCCGTTCAGTCGCACCCATGAGGAAGAGGCCGACTTAATGGGGTTAGCCATCATGGCCCGTGCGGGATTCGATCCACAACAGAGCGTGGTGCTGTGGCGCAACATGGCCGCTGCTGGGGGAGGTCAGCCTCCCGAGTTTCTGTCGACTCACCCCACCCATGAATCTCGTATCAATTTGCTCCAAACGTCCATGGAGCAAGCGCTGGCAACTTACCAGAATGCCTCGCCCGCAGACTGCTCCACATCCTAA
- a CDS encoding calcium/sodium antiporter translates to MILPILAIVLGFVLLLWSADRFIDGASAMAGHIGLPSLVIGMVIVGFGTSAPEIVVSIMAALDGNPELALGNALGSNIYNVGLIIGVTALIVPIAVHSTIIRRELPLLLLFGAVAGAFFWNDQLGRLESLLLLLGFFGLMAWTTWAALRGRGDPLAAETEQEHASHAMTLGRAILWLLVGLALLLVSSRMLVWGAVSVASALGVSDLIIGLTIVALGTSLPELASSIAAVRKGEHDIAIGNVVGSCMFNLLAVVGIAGVIAPMEALSAEVMLRDWPVMMAMVVGLFIMGYGIRGKGRINRIEASLLLLGLVVYNGWLVNTVLTV, encoded by the coding sequence GTGATTTTACCGATTCTGGCCATCGTCCTGGGGTTTGTCCTGCTCCTGTGGAGCGCTGACCGCTTCATCGATGGTGCCTCGGCGATGGCCGGGCATATCGGGTTACCCTCGCTGGTGATCGGCATGGTTATCGTCGGGTTTGGCACGTCGGCACCTGAGATCGTCGTGTCCATCATGGCGGCCCTGGATGGAAATCCCGAACTGGCCCTCGGCAATGCGCTAGGTTCCAATATCTACAACGTTGGCCTCATCATCGGAGTGACGGCATTGATTGTGCCGATCGCCGTGCATTCGACGATCATCCGCCGTGAGTTGCCGTTGCTATTGCTGTTTGGAGCCGTGGCAGGGGCATTTTTCTGGAACGACCAACTTGGCCGATTAGAATCGCTGTTGTTACTGCTGGGGTTTTTCGGCCTGATGGCCTGGACGACCTGGGCAGCACTGCGTGGCAGGGGTGACCCATTAGCCGCAGAGACGGAACAGGAGCACGCGTCGCATGCCATGACGCTTGGCCGAGCCATCCTGTGGCTCCTGGTCGGTCTAGCGCTGCTGCTGGTGAGCTCGCGGATGCTGGTCTGGGGTGCCGTCTCCGTGGCAAGTGCTTTGGGTGTCAGTGATCTCATCATCGGACTCACGATCGTGGCGCTCGGCACCTCGCTGCCGGAGTTGGCATCGTCGATCGCCGCGGTTCGCAAGGGGGAGCACGATATTGCCATTGGCAATGTCGTTGGCTCCTGCATGTTCAACCTATTGGCGGTGGTAGGCATCGCCGGTGTCATCGCACCAATGGAGGCGCTTTCAGCGGAGGTCATGCTCCGAGACTGGCCGGTGATGATGGCCATGGTAGTAGGCCTGTTTATCATGGGCTACGGCATTCGCGGCAAGGGGCGGATCAATCGTATCGAGGCGAGCCTGCTATTGCTGGGGTTAGTGGTCTACAACGGCTGGCTGGTCAACACTGTGCTGACAGTCTGA
- a CDS encoding DUF2254 domain-containing protein has product MAQSKLFTMDRLRFAFSRINEHLWVKPLLLCVLSIGGTFIAMLADNIGLSRVVPDITLDSVESLLTIMASSMLVIATFAVGSMVAAYASASTGATPRSIPLVIADDVTQNALSAFIGAFIFSIVSLITVKNDMFDAAGRFAIFALTLLVFAIVIITFVRWVDRIARLGRVVNTIEKAEKAAGDALERRRHAPTLGALTASPYQAADKGAPICSSTVGYVQHIDLETLQSCAEAHDCHVTVAALPGTFVHTRLPLLLVEGDIEEGKAFETEAFASAFTISSSRTFEDDPRFGLIALSEIADKALSPGINDPGTAINVIGTFVRLFTLWQSPVEKNQLQAITYDRISVPELMIDDLFDDAFTPIARDGAGIIEVSIRLQKALFVLAQGDDQTMAAAAKKHSRMALARSESVMSLQDDIDAVRRTAEFSALPPLTEPSSP; this is encoded by the coding sequence ATGGCTCAATCAAAGCTATTCACCATGGACAGGCTTCGCTTTGCTTTTAGTCGGATTAACGAGCATCTATGGGTCAAGCCACTGCTGCTTTGCGTGCTTTCTATTGGTGGTACATTCATCGCCATGCTCGCCGACAATATAGGGCTTTCTAGAGTGGTGCCCGACATCACTTTAGATTCTGTTGAATCGCTCCTGACCATCATGGCATCGAGCATGCTGGTTATCGCGACATTTGCCGTCGGTTCCATGGTTGCTGCTTATGCATCTGCCAGCACCGGGGCAACCCCCCGCTCCATACCGCTGGTGATTGCTGACGACGTTACCCAGAACGCGTTGTCCGCGTTTATCGGCGCCTTCATCTTCAGTATTGTTTCGCTGATCACCGTTAAGAATGACATGTTTGATGCTGCAGGCAGGTTTGCGATCTTTGCACTGACCCTTTTGGTGTTTGCCATTGTCATCATCACATTCGTTCGCTGGGTGGACAGAATTGCCCGACTGGGCAGAGTGGTGAATACTATTGAGAAAGCGGAGAAGGCAGCTGGCGACGCACTGGAGCGTCGCCGGCATGCTCCCACGCTGGGGGCTCTGACAGCCTCTCCATATCAGGCCGCTGACAAGGGCGCTCCCATTTGTTCTTCAACGGTTGGCTATGTTCAGCATATCGACCTGGAGACGTTACAATCCTGTGCTGAAGCGCACGATTGCCACGTAACAGTAGCGGCACTGCCAGGTACCTTTGTACATACACGACTTCCGCTGCTACTTGTTGAGGGGGACATTGAAGAAGGTAAAGCATTCGAAACAGAGGCTTTTGCTAGTGCCTTCACGATTAGCTCAAGCCGCACCTTTGAAGATGACCCCCGATTCGGGCTTATTGCATTGTCCGAAATTGCCGACAAGGCACTGTCGCCGGGCATCAATGACCCGGGAACAGCGATCAATGTCATTGGCACGTTCGTGCGGCTTTTTACCCTTTGGCAATCTCCCGTTGAGAAAAATCAATTACAGGCGATTACCTACGACCGTATATCAGTGCCAGAACTGATGATCGACGACCTATTCGACGACGCTTTTACGCCCATAGCCCGTGACGGTGCGGGTATAATCGAGGTTTCGATCAGATTGCAGAAAGCTCTCTTTGTTTTGGCTCAGGGAGATGACCAGACAATGGCTGCAGCCGCCAAAAAGCACTCAAGAATGGCATTGGCCCGCTCAGAAAGCGTTATGTCGCTTCAGGACGATATCGATGCTGTGCGCAGAACTGCTGAGTTTTCGGCATTGCCACCATTAACAGAACCAAGCTCACCATAA